A region of Leptospiraceae bacterium DNA encodes the following proteins:
- a CDS encoding lipoprotein LipL31 has product MKFVILILLSSLSFFYLSCQQKEDDSQVIETLDGHKISVKSFNAAYETAIESLSRMQNIEKKNLLEFISKDVNEVPNEFKALNQQFQKKNFYDNYRQMMMIKIVADKNGFTSRPDIKKILKQVEMQTISSLYIQEQVEKKIKITDEQAMSECEKLRAQNKAFASMTVDKCVMIGRGYLKRAESEKILPRIIERVKESVSIKHNEKFDLEEYMKSSGEKKEEKKEGSEVKQPEPKK; this is encoded by the coding sequence GATGATTCACAGGTCATCGAAACCTTAGACGGCCATAAAATATCCGTTAAAAGTTTTAATGCTGCTTACGAAACGGCTATTGAGTCTCTCAGCCGAATGCAAAACATAGAGAAGAAGAATCTACTGGAATTCATTTCCAAAGATGTAAATGAAGTTCCGAATGAATTCAAAGCTCTTAACCAGCAATTCCAGAAGAAAAACTTTTATGACAACTACCGGCAAATGATGATGATTAAAATTGTAGCCGATAAAAATGGATTTACTTCCCGCCCGGACATAAAGAAAATTTTGAAACAGGTGGAAATGCAAACCATATCTTCACTGTATATTCAGGAACAGGTCGAAAAGAAAATTAAAATTACCGATGAGCAGGCTATGTCCGAGTGTGAAAAGCTCAGAGCTCAGAACAAGGCTTTTGCCTCCATGACAGTAGACAAATGTGTTATGATTGGAAGAGGTTATTTAAAGAGAGCTGAGTCTGAGAAAATTCTTCCTCGGATTATTGAACGAGTCAAAGAAAGTGTAAGCATTAAGCATAATGAAAAATTCGATCTGGAAGAATATATGAAATCTTCCGGTGAAAAAAAGGAAGAGAAGAAAGAAGGTTCAGAAGTTAAACAACCCGAACCGAAAAAGTAA